A section of the Paenibacillus odorifer genome encodes:
- a CDS encoding SLC13 family permease — MEQQAVWAIGIFLLIYGLIISEKIHRTILAMLGAIVMIAMGIVDQETALQHIDFNTIGLLVGMMMIVGITAETGLFKYAAVKSAKLAKGKPKRILIALFVITAVASAFLDNVTTVLLMVPVTFSITRQLRIHPLPFLMSQIIASNVGGTATLIGDPPNIMIGSAVKELTFMAFISNLTPVIIIIVLAYIPLLLLMFGKQIKTTPELQQSIMDMDEKVMITDHKLLRKCLIVLAITIAGFFLHQALHLESATVALAGAFLLLLLTGGEQMLEKAFHSVEWITIFFFIGLFVLVSGLVETGVIAELAAKAIEITNGDVLMSSMMILWVSAITSAFLDNIPFVATMIPLIQEMGNMGISNLEPLWWSLALGACLGGNGTLIGASANLIVAGLAGKEGYPITFMKYLKVGFPLMLLSIVISSVYLYLRYLM, encoded by the coding sequence ATGGAACAGCAAGCGGTTTGGGCGATAGGCATTTTTCTGCTGATTTATGGACTTATTATTTCCGAAAAGATTCACCGTACCATTCTGGCGATGTTAGGAGCTATCGTCATGATAGCGATGGGCATTGTGGATCAGGAGACGGCACTGCAGCACATCGATTTTAATACTATAGGACTGCTTGTAGGGATGATGATGATTGTAGGGATTACCGCAGAGACGGGGCTCTTTAAATACGCAGCTGTGAAATCAGCTAAGTTGGCGAAGGGGAAGCCGAAAAGAATACTGATTGCTTTGTTTGTGATTACCGCAGTGGCTTCAGCCTTTTTGGATAATGTGACGACAGTGCTGCTTATGGTGCCAGTCACCTTCAGTATTACAAGACAACTGCGCATACATCCGCTGCCTTTTTTAATGTCACAAATTATCGCATCTAATGTAGGCGGAACGGCAACCTTGATCGGAGACCCGCCTAATATCATGATTGGCAGTGCTGTTAAGGAGCTGACCTTCATGGCTTTTATTAGCAATCTGACACCTGTGATTATCATCATTGTTTTGGCGTATATCCCGCTGCTGTTATTGATGTTCGGTAAACAAATTAAAACTACACCTGAATTGCAGCAGAGCATCATGGATATGGATGAGAAGGTTATGATTACGGATCATAAGCTGCTGCGAAAATGTCTGATCGTATTGGCAATTACGATTGCCGGGTTCTTTTTACATCAGGCGTTACATTTGGAGTCCGCTACAGTTGCACTGGCCGGTGCATTTTTACTGCTGCTGCTGACCGGAGGGGAACAAATGCTGGAAAAAGCTTTTCACAGCGTGGAGTGGATTACGATCTTCTTTTTTATCGGACTGTTCGTGTTGGTGTCAGGGCTTGTAGAGACAGGTGTGATTGCAGAGCTGGCAGCAAAAGCGATTGAAATAACGAATGGTGATGTGCTGATGAGCTCAATGATGATTTTATGGGTCAGCGCCATTACCTCAGCATTTCTGGATAACATTCCTTTTGTAGCAACTATGATCCCTCTGATTCAGGAGATGGGCAATATGGGGATCAGCAATTTGGAGCCGTTATGGTGGAGTTTGGCCTTAGGGGCTTGTCTGGGTGGCAATGGCACATTGATTGGTGCGAGTGCTAATTTGATCGTAGCGGGTTTGGCAGGTAAAGAGGGGTACCCGATTACGTTCATGAAGTATTTGAAGGTCGGTTTTCCTTTGATGCTGTTGTCCATTGTGATCTCCAGCGTGTATTTATATTTAAGATATCTGATGTAA
- a CDS encoding S-layer homology domain-containing protein — MKSISLKWGATLVALNTLFGGTLYASAAEITPPFSDLTEIQQTKSAAILEAARLGLLKGDPNGQFRPTATMTRQELAAILAKTLKLDSSVNSTSSFRDVSDSSWSVSAIEAVKKAGFMEGDLTGDFNPSRPVTREELAVIFVRAIRGTGAQGGQANKVNDESTISNWAKEYTDVALRLKLIDSPEDMFSPKGTVQRQDMASFLLNIFKEEQQTATIDNIDGDFVTINGTPYLIEGKLKELMGDNNHDALRGAVLKFNSLNRHVDGLQELEIVQKGVQLNTSGLPSGSLLNISGNDVVIKGNVTGDLKIKNGVSSITFQGQVGQIIVDSITPVTIHGSGSLQTLKIVEGGARITIDPSLSIQNLQLPGMSLPSHFITNYTAIQNNIQTVQNASGAVAPAYTSSTSANAVSDPTPEPTPIATPSPTPVATPSPTPVATPEPTPVTTPEPTPVATPSPTPVTTPSPTPVATPSPTPVTTPSPTPVATPGPTPAPTPEPTPVATPSPTPVTTPEPTPVATPEPTPVTTPSPTPVATPSPTPVTTPSPTPVTTPSPTPVTTPSPTPVTIPSPTPVTTPEPTPALTPEPTPVVTPSPTPVATPSPTPTPVATPEPTPVATPEPTPAVTPSPTPAPTPVNHAPVVQNNIDPMSALITSGVQNVDISNVFIDPDGDPLTFAAASSDASVATVSVNGNHLNLVPVDSGTAMITITAMDGQGGVNTATFAFTVTSNQPPIAISGITTQLLTPGITAPRTFDLAQLFQDPDNDMLTYSASIDNVNAGTLSLNGNTLTITPAANSSASGLVTLTATDDKGGSATSTFTLITAQLVNNGFVPITTKQGVSNISFDISKLIPNQSQFKVYTESSTGSLSGPVTLNGAIWNGPTSPGTVWIVGSDGKAVVLSISVASQGTSELFFSEYLDGGDGRIAVELYYKGNGNPAGKAEGYTLEVHQFMKATQTKQVYSRPLFPVPVAMPYMFIDSTFGDAFDLMNISYYNDELSLYNPKTYNITALVLKKNGQIVDVLGDPTSTQQFLSTGGTIVRKSGIYTGSQQYSLEGEWNQYPKGTYQYFGSHTP; from the coding sequence TTGAAAAGCATATCATTAAAATGGGGAGCAACCCTTGTTGCCCTTAACACCTTGTTCGGTGGTACTCTCTATGCATCTGCAGCTGAAATCACTCCACCGTTCTCCGATTTAACCGAAATACAACAGACGAAAAGTGCCGCAATCCTCGAGGCTGCTCGTCTAGGCTTGCTTAAAGGCGATCCCAACGGACAATTCAGACCCACTGCGACAATGACTCGCCAAGAGCTGGCAGCCATTTTAGCGAAGACCTTAAAGCTAGATTCCTCAGTAAACTCCACTTCTTCCTTTAGAGACGTATCTGATTCCAGTTGGAGTGTGTCCGCTATTGAGGCTGTTAAAAAGGCAGGATTTATGGAGGGTGATCTTACAGGTGATTTTAATCCATCCAGACCTGTAACTAGAGAAGAGCTTGCAGTTATATTTGTACGTGCCATCCGCGGAACTGGAGCGCAAGGCGGACAGGCCAACAAGGTTAATGACGAATCCACAATCAGCAATTGGGCAAAAGAGTATACCGATGTCGCATTACGTCTTAAACTTATAGACTCTCCCGAAGATATGTTCAGCCCCAAAGGTACTGTTCAGCGGCAGGATATGGCTTCTTTTCTGCTGAATATTTTTAAAGAAGAACAACAAACTGCAACGATCGACAATATAGATGGAGATTTCGTAACGATCAATGGCACGCCTTACCTCATTGAAGGTAAACTCAAAGAATTAATGGGTGATAACAACCATGATGCTTTAAGAGGAGCTGTCCTTAAGTTCAATTCTTTGAATCGTCATGTGGACGGTTTGCAGGAGCTTGAAATTGTACAAAAAGGGGTTCAACTAAATACCTCCGGCTTACCCTCCGGTTCTTTGCTCAATATTTCTGGAAATGATGTTGTTATTAAAGGCAATGTTACCGGTGATTTGAAGATTAAAAATGGCGTTTCGAGTATAACTTTTCAGGGCCAAGTTGGGCAGATCATTGTGGATTCTATAACTCCAGTTACTATTCATGGCAGCGGTTCCCTGCAAACCTTAAAAATAGTTGAAGGCGGCGCTAGGATCACCATCGATCCCTCCTTGTCTATTCAAAATCTGCAGTTGCCTGGCATGAGTCTGCCTTCACATTTCATAACAAATTACACAGCCATTCAAAATAATATCCAAACGGTTCAAAATGCATCTGGAGCCGTTGCTCCTGCATATACTTCGTCCACGTCTGCTAACGCCGTGAGCGATCCGACTCCTGAGCCTACTCCGATAGCGACTCCTAGTCCTACTCCAGTGGCGACTCCTAGTCCTACTCCGGTCGCGACTCCTGAGCCTACTCCGGTGACGACTCCTGAGCCTACTCCCGTAGCGACTCCTAGTCCTACTCCGGTGACGACTCCTAGTCCTACTCCGGTCGCGACTCCGAGCCCTACTCCGGTGACGACTCCGAGCCCTACTCCCGTAGCGACTCCTGGTCCTACTCCGGCGCCGACTCCGGAGCCTACTCCCGTAGCGACTCCTAGTCCTACTCCGGTGACGACTCCTGAGCCTACTCCGGTCGCGACTCCGGAGCCTACTCCAGTGACGACTCCTAGTCCTACTCCAGTAGCGACTCCTAGTCCTACTCCGGTGACGACTCCTAGTCCTACTCCGGTGACGACTCCTAGTCCTACTCCGGTGACGACTCCTAGTCCTACTCCGGTGACGATTCCTAGTCCTACTCCGGTGACGACTCCTGAGCCTACTCCGGCGCTGACTCCTGAGCCTACTCCCGTAGTGACTCCTAGTCCTACTCCGGTCGCGACTCCTAGTCCTACTCCTACTCCAGTAGCGACTCCGGAGCCTACTCCGGTCGCGACTCCTGAGCCTACTCCCGCAGTGACTCCTAGCCCTACTCCGGCGCCGACTCCGGTGAACCATGCACCAGTCGTGCAAAATAATATTGATCCAATGTCTGCTCTGATCACAAGTGGTGTCCAAAACGTCGACATCAGTAATGTGTTCATTGATCCGGACGGCGACCCGCTTACATTCGCAGCTGCATCCTCTGACGCTAGCGTTGCCACTGTATCTGTAAATGGGAATCATCTCAACCTTGTGCCGGTCGATTCAGGTACAGCCATGATTACAATAACAGCAATGGACGGCCAAGGTGGCGTTAACACTGCTACTTTTGCATTCACTGTAACGTCTAATCAGCCACCAATTGCAATATCTGGAATCACTACTCAACTCTTAACACCAGGTATCACGGCACCACGTACATTTGATCTGGCCCAGCTTTTTCAAGATCCAGACAATGACATGCTTACTTATTCAGCTTCTATAGATAACGTAAATGCTGGTACACTTAGCCTTAATGGCAACACTCTGACGATAACTCCGGCAGCTAATAGTTCAGCGAGTGGTTTAGTGACCCTCACAGCAACGGATGATAAAGGAGGTTCAGCTACCTCAACTTTCACCTTGATTACAGCCCAGCTTGTAAACAACGGCTTTGTGCCAATAACCACCAAGCAAGGTGTATCCAATATTTCCTTCGATATTTCCAAGCTGATTCCTAATCAGAGTCAATTTAAAGTGTATACAGAAAGCAGCACAGGTTCATTGAGCGGACCTGTAACTCTGAATGGAGCTATATGGAATGGTCCTACAAGTCCAGGAACGGTATGGATAGTAGGTTCTGATGGCAAAGCGGTTGTATTATCTATAAGTGTGGCTTCACAGGGTACCTCCGAGCTATTCTTCTCAGAGTATCTGGACGGCGGTGACGGCAGAATCGCAGTTGAGCTGTACTATAAAGGAAATGGTAATCCCGCAGGAAAAGCAGAAGGTTACACCCTTGAAGTCCACCAATTTATGAAAGCCACCCAAACCAAACAGGTTTATTCCCGGCCATTATTTCCTGTACCTGTAGCAATGCCGTATATGTTTATAGATTCTACTTTTGGGGACGCATTTGATTTAATGAATATCTCCTATTACAATGATGAGCTGAGTCTATATAATCCAAAAACATATAATATTACAGCATTAGTACTGAAGAAAAACGGCCAAATCGTGGATGTTCTCGGTGACCCTACCTCTACTCAGCAATTCCTCTCCACAGGTGGAACTATTGTCCGTAAATCTGGTATATACACTGGATCACAGCAGTATTCACTTGAGGGCGAGTGGAATCAATATCCCAAAGGAACTTACCAGTATTTTGGAAGCCATACTCCTTAA
- a CDS encoding ABC transporter ATP-binding protein translates to MGEALLSISNLNKRFESAGGHVQALHNVDLHVQEGEFITVIGPSGCGKSTLLRIVAGLDSGYTGSVTLEGAEIGGPGIDKGFIFQEHRLFPWLTVEKNIASDLPLGNKEVRRKVDELIDLVKLNGFEKSYPRELSGGMAQRVAIACALLRNPKILLLDEPFGALDAFTRAHMQTVLLDIWRANQTTMIFVTHDIDEAVFLGNRVVILEPRPGKIRKIVPIDLPYPRKKTTTSFQELRLKVLNYFEKVDELELTDGAGI, encoded by the coding sequence GTGGGAGAAGCGTTGCTGTCTATTTCGAACCTAAATAAACGTTTTGAGTCTGCCGGTGGTCATGTTCAAGCACTCCATAATGTAGATCTCCATGTACAGGAGGGCGAATTTATTACAGTCATCGGCCCCAGCGGCTGTGGAAAAAGTACATTATTACGCATCGTAGCCGGTCTGGATAGCGGGTACACTGGCAGTGTCACCCTGGAAGGGGCAGAGATTGGGGGTCCTGGGATCGATAAGGGTTTTATTTTTCAGGAGCATCGCCTCTTTCCCTGGCTTACCGTTGAGAAGAATATTGCCTCTGATTTACCGCTAGGGAACAAGGAGGTTAGGCGGAAGGTCGATGAATTGATTGATCTGGTGAAGCTAAATGGATTTGAGAAATCTTATCCCCGCGAGTTGTCGGGAGGGATGGCCCAGCGGGTAGCAATAGCTTGTGCACTTCTGCGCAATCCGAAAATACTGCTGCTGGACGAACCGTTTGGTGCACTGGATGCATTCACTCGAGCCCATATGCAGACGGTATTGCTGGACATTTGGCGGGCTAACCAAACAACCATGATTTTTGTGACGCATGATATTGATGAGGCTGTGTTCTTGGGGAATCGGGTAGTGATTCTAGAGCCGCGTCCCGGGAAAATACGTAAAATTGTACCGATAGATTTACCGTATCCACGGAAAAAAACAACGACCTCCTTTCAAGAGCTGCGTTTGAAGGTGTTGAATTATTTTGAAAAGGTAGATGAGCTAGAGCTTACAGACGGAGCCGGAATATAA
- a CDS encoding TIR domain-containing protein — protein sequence MTKPKLFIGSSRESIRYARAIHEQLKRDAEVHPWYANAFRANEYTMEALERNLDESDFAVFVFSPDDVAKIRGKYYYVTRDNTGFEMGLFWARLRRSRVFCLVPDQVTARDDLIPGENVEEYHLLSDLAGITSLEYEVHHDNPTAAVDVSCGKIIDSIQERGRFRDPLKDLEQLKMDLRRKESILHFFWQYNSNVTISENGEKYHALSEAIRNSFLPPKHCRVIGAAIWQAQAKEQLVQVGGNVGRGHSYPLSVTKGNEKQPSVVDAFLSSKWTFFQRTEVAEVYILCYPLGKKYVLSVHFSGSDGLSADDLKAVVGNNQDLFRTINHLVGEDSA from the coding sequence GTGACTAAACCAAAGCTATTCATTGGATCTTCCAGGGAGTCTATACGTTATGCAAGAGCGATTCATGAGCAGCTGAAGAGGGATGCTGAAGTGCATCCTTGGTATGCCAACGCTTTTCGTGCGAATGAATACACCATGGAGGCGTTGGAGAGAAATTTGGATGAGAGCGATTTTGCCGTATTTGTGTTCTCGCCAGATGATGTCGCCAAAATACGTGGTAAATATTATTATGTGACCCGCGATAATACGGGGTTTGAAATGGGTTTGTTTTGGGCTAGATTGCGGCGCAGCCGTGTTTTTTGTCTAGTACCTGATCAGGTAACTGCGCGTGATGATCTGATCCCTGGAGAAAATGTAGAAGAATATCATCTGCTATCTGATTTAGCAGGAATTACATCGTTAGAGTATGAAGTGCATCACGATAATCCTACGGCTGCTGTGGATGTGAGCTGTGGTAAGATTATTGATAGTATTCAAGAGCGTGGAAGATTCCGTGACCCGCTTAAAGATTTAGAGCAGCTAAAGATGGATTTAAGGCGCAAGGAAAGTATCCTTCATTTTTTTTGGCAATATAATAGTAATGTGACCATCTCCGAGAATGGAGAGAAGTATCACGCACTTAGTGAGGCGATACGCAATTCCTTTTTACCTCCGAAGCATTGTCGTGTAATCGGTGCAGCCATCTGGCAGGCACAAGCGAAGGAACAACTAGTTCAGGTGGGGGGGAATGTCGGACGCGGTCACTCCTATCCCTTGTCTGTAACGAAAGGGAATGAGAAGCAGCCTAGTGTGGTAGATGCATTTTTATCGAGTAAATGGACTTTTTTTCAACGCACGGAAGTTGCAGAGGTATATATCCTATGCTATCCTCTAGGTAAGAAGTATGTTCTTTCCGTTCATTTCTCAGGAAGTGATGGATTATCTGCAGATGATCTTAAGGCGGTAGTTGGGAATAATCAGGATTTATTCCGTACCATCAATCATTTAGTAGGAGAGGATTCAGCATGA
- a CDS encoding LLM class flavin-dependent oxidoreductase, protein MSNEATAAPASDFEFGIYTLGDIVADCHTGKKISPKQRLDEVVAAAKLADEAGLDVFGVGEHHRLDFVISSVPVVLAAISQVTNRIKLTSATTVLSTIDPVRVFEDFATLDLLSNGRAEIIAGRGAFVESFPLFGYELEDYHRLFSENINLLLELNKHEVMNWEGSFRSSLKDSEIAPRPLQENLPLWIGVGGSPESAEKAGMLGTGMAIAILSGSPEPFQELAATYRRAGIQAGHAPEDLKIAITSHGYIAETSQQALDEYYPYYYSYRNSIRPKPGQEYKVSRDDFGQYVSADNTMAVGSPQQIIEKILYQHELFGHSRFMTQLDIGGLPYAKVAKAIELLATEVAPVVRREIAKKNNR, encoded by the coding sequence ATGAGTAACGAAGCAACCGCAGCACCAGCATCCGATTTTGAATTTGGTATCTATACCTTAGGAGACATCGTAGCGGATTGTCATACAGGGAAGAAGATCAGTCCAAAACAACGTCTCGACGAAGTTGTAGCTGCAGCTAAGCTGGCAGATGAGGCGGGACTTGATGTATTTGGTGTAGGTGAGCATCATCGTCTTGATTTTGTAATTTCTTCGGTGCCAGTCGTACTGGCTGCCATTTCTCAGGTTACTAACAGAATTAAACTAACGAGCGCAACAACCGTATTAAGCACCATTGATCCTGTACGGGTGTTCGAGGATTTCGCCACACTTGATTTGCTGTCGAATGGACGTGCAGAGATTATTGCGGGGCGTGGTGCGTTTGTGGAGTCTTTTCCGCTCTTCGGGTATGAGCTTGAAGATTATCACCGTCTATTCTCCGAGAATATCAATTTACTCTTGGAGCTTAACAAACATGAAGTTATGAACTGGGAGGGCTCCTTCCGTTCATCGCTGAAGGATTCGGAGATTGCTCCACGTCCATTACAGGAGAATCTTCCACTCTGGATTGGTGTAGGCGGTTCTCCAGAAAGCGCGGAGAAGGCCGGGATGCTCGGGACCGGAATGGCTATCGCCATCCTAAGCGGCAGTCCAGAGCCTTTTCAAGAGCTTGCCGCAACCTATCGGCGTGCCGGAATTCAAGCAGGACATGCACCTGAGGATCTAAAGATTGCGATCACTAGCCACGGCTACATTGCTGAAACCTCACAGCAGGCGTTGGACGAATATTACCCTTACTACTATAGTTACCGTAACTCTATCCGTCCAAAACCGGGTCAAGAGTACAAGGTGTCTCGTGATGACTTTGGGCAATATGTATCTGCTGATAACACGATGGCTGTGGGCAGCCCGCAGCAAATTATCGAAAAAATTCTCTATCAGCATGAGCTGTTCGGTCATAGCCGCTTTATGACTCAGCTCGATATCGGCGGCCTTCCTTACGCTAAGGTAGCCAAAGCCATTGAGCTTTTGGCAACAGAGGTTGCACCTGTCGTACGGCGTGAGATCGCCAAGAAGAACAACCGTTAG
- a CDS encoding Nramp family divalent metal transporter, with product MLEQTLVEQPHIKQHKNSVSAQAVLNGEIKGIKRLLPFLGPAFIAAVAYLDPGNFATNITAGSKYGYLLLWVIVASNLMAVLIQALSAKLGIATGKNLPEIAHDRFPKSVSIFLWIQSELVIIATDLAEFIGAALGLYLLFDIPMLPAALITAVGSFAILELQRRGYRSLEAGIAAMILIVVLAFAFQVIVAKPDMGAVAVGMFTPKFEGVDSILLAAGILGATVMPHAIYLHSSLTQNRIVGVNESEKKQIFKLEFIDIIIAMIIAGAVNMAMVIVSAALFFKNGLVVEDLDVAFQQFGHLAGPVTAISFGLGLLIAGLSSSSVGTMAGDVVMQGFINKRINLYLRRAITIIPPLAIIGFGVNPTKALVISQVILSFGIAFALIPLVVFTSNRQIMGGLVNRKMTATLGWIISGLVVSLNLFLVYQMLV from the coding sequence ATGCTCGAACAAACTTTAGTGGAACAACCACATATAAAACAACATAAGAACTCTGTTTCAGCACAAGCCGTACTTAACGGGGAGATCAAAGGGATTAAACGATTACTTCCTTTCCTAGGCCCAGCTTTTATCGCTGCAGTTGCTTATCTGGATCCGGGTAATTTTGCCACCAATATTACGGCAGGCTCCAAATATGGATATCTTTTATTGTGGGTGATCGTAGCCTCGAATCTAATGGCTGTATTAATCCAAGCGTTATCCGCCAAGCTGGGGATTGCGACAGGCAAGAACTTGCCTGAGATCGCTCATGATCGTTTTCCGAAGAGTGTATCTATCTTCTTATGGATTCAAAGTGAACTGGTGATTATAGCTACGGATCTGGCAGAGTTTATCGGGGCGGCATTAGGATTATATCTCTTATTTGATATTCCCATGCTGCCAGCAGCACTGATTACTGCGGTGGGTTCATTTGCTATCTTAGAGCTGCAACGCCGGGGATACCGCTCCCTTGAGGCAGGGATTGCCGCAATGATTCTTATAGTCGTATTAGCCTTCGCTTTTCAAGTTATTGTAGCTAAACCAGATATGGGAGCTGTTGCTGTAGGCATGTTTACACCGAAGTTTGAAGGGGTGGACAGCATCCTGTTGGCCGCAGGAATACTAGGTGCAACAGTGATGCCACATGCGATTTACCTGCATTCATCACTTACACAGAATCGTATTGTCGGAGTAAATGAATCGGAGAAAAAACAGATTTTCAAACTGGAATTTATAGATATTATAATTGCGATGATTATCGCAGGTGCAGTAAATATGGCTATGGTTATTGTCTCTGCGGCATTGTTTTTCAAAAATGGTCTCGTGGTTGAGGATCTGGATGTCGCGTTTCAGCAATTTGGTCACTTAGCTGGGCCAGTAACGGCGATCTCGTTTGGGCTGGGACTACTCATTGCGGGACTGTCGAGTTCCTCCGTAGGAACTATGGCTGGCGATGTGGTTATGCAAGGCTTCATCAACAAAAGAATTAACCTGTACTTGCGCCGTGCGATTACCATCATTCCGCCACTAGCGATCATTGGTTTTGGTGTGAATCCAACCAAAGCGCTCGTGATCAGTCAGGTGATCCTGTCCTTTGGGATTGCGTTCGCGTTGATTCCACTGGTTGTGTTTACAAGCAACCGCCAGATTATGGGCGGGTTAGTGAACCGCAAAATGACAGCCACTCTGGGCTGGATTATCTCCGGTCTGGTTGTATCGTTGAACTTGTTCTTGGTCTATCAAATGCTCGTATAA
- a CDS encoding ABC transporter permease — protein sequence MTNRAVAIRTSGRPGKVATLGLGLLLPGSVLILWQTLGHYGMISEMLFPTPYTIAESFVTLAASGDLWPNFRISLVRAFSGFLLGGGLGLLLGLLVGLFRRSEKLLDPSLQMIRMIPSLAVVPLFILWFGIGEESKVLLIAKGAFFPLYINTFMGIRGVDNKLFEVSRVLGFSRLKQIGRLVLPAALPNIILGVRLSLGLSWLGLVVAELIASTSGIGYMMSDARQFADTPVVFVGIIIFAVAGLLSDSIVRYIERRLLRWQDSYRG from the coding sequence ATGACAAATCGGGCTGTAGCCATAAGAACTTCCGGACGCCCCGGAAAGGTGGCAACACTAGGACTTGGTCTTTTGCTGCCGGGCAGTGTGCTGATTCTGTGGCAGACGCTTGGGCATTATGGAATGATCTCGGAGATGCTGTTCCCTACGCCGTATACGATTGCGGAATCTTTTGTAACTTTAGCGGCTTCAGGCGATTTGTGGCCGAACTTTAGGATCAGCTTGGTCAGAGCCTTTTCTGGATTCCTGCTAGGTGGTGGACTGGGTCTGCTGTTAGGACTTCTCGTAGGCCTGTTCCGCAGATCGGAGAAGCTGTTAGATCCTTCCCTGCAAATGATCCGCATGATTCCCAGTCTGGCGGTAGTACCGCTGTTCATTTTATGGTTCGGGATCGGTGAGGAGTCGAAGGTGCTATTGATTGCTAAGGGAGCTTTTTTCCCACTTTATATTAATACGTTCATGGGAATTCGCGGCGTGGATAACAAGCTATTTGAAGTTTCCCGGGTACTTGGCTTCAGCCGGTTGAAGCAGATTGGCAGGTTAGTACTTCCAGCAGCGCTGCCGAACATTATTCTTGGAGTTCGTCTCTCTCTAGGGCTTTCTTGGCTGGGGTTAGTAGTGGCAGAGCTTATTGCATCTACCTCAGGCATTGGATACATGATGTCCGATGCGCGTCAATTCGCGGACACACCAGTGGTGTTCGTGGGAATTATTATTTTTGCCGTAGCTGGATTGTTGAGTGATTCCATTGTCCGTTACATTGAACGACGGTTGTTGAGATGGCAAGACAGTTATCGCGGATAA
- a CDS encoding N-acetylmuramoyl-L-alanine amidase, with product MNKMIGVTLLTACLLGIAAPQSAEAKTAAGSYTAQVYASSLNVRDEPAKNATVVGSIKNGARVTVTDEQHGWLKVKAGSTSGWVAGYYLKKVNSNSLQSSASGTSIATKTNTASSTSANASSRTSKATVTADSLRIRSGPGTQYKVLGSLKAKDTVTLLLHQNGWARIRTASGETGWVAEQYIRSGSTPSSTSSISTVQHKGGLRGKLIVIDPGHGGSDPGMLGTTYNTMEKDLNLHTALYVRDALVAKGARVEMTRTRDDQKPTLARRVQMSQALRADAFVSVHYNSSPKNVSGTLTFFYSEADDLKLARAIETRLGQGIGLKSNGLSFGDYHILRENRIPSTLVELGFLTNPIDESIVRKTSYQKKAAKAIAEGVADYFK from the coding sequence ATGAACAAAATGATAGGTGTCACCCTGCTCACAGCTTGCCTTTTGGGTATAGCAGCGCCACAGTCTGCTGAAGCAAAGACAGCAGCAGGAAGTTATACCGCACAGGTATATGCGAGTTCTTTAAATGTACGCGATGAACCGGCTAAGAATGCAACTGTTGTAGGATCAATTAAGAATGGGGCTCGGGTTACTGTGACTGATGAGCAGCACGGATGGTTAAAGGTTAAGGCGGGGAGCACCTCTGGCTGGGTAGCGGGTTATTACCTAAAAAAGGTGAACAGCAACTCCCTGCAATCCAGCGCTTCTGGAACGTCTATTGCTACTAAAACCAATACTGCCTCGTCAACATCAGCCAATGCTTCTAGTAGAACTTCAAAGGCTACAGTCACGGCTGATTCTCTACGCATCCGAAGTGGCCCAGGAACACAATATAAGGTGCTCGGTTCTTTAAAAGCCAAGGATACAGTCACTCTCCTTCTTCATCAGAACGGCTGGGCTCGAATTCGCACAGCCAGCGGTGAAACTGGTTGGGTGGCAGAGCAATATATCCGAAGCGGAAGCACACCAAGCAGTACAAGCAGCATAAGCACCGTCCAGCATAAAGGCGGACTACGAGGAAAGCTGATCGTCATCGATCCTGGTCATGGCGGCAGTGATCCGGGCATGCTCGGCACTACATATAACACCATGGAAAAGGATTTGAATCTGCACACTGCACTTTATGTCCGGGATGCTCTTGTTGCTAAAGGAGCACGGGTAGAGATGACTCGCACCCGAGACGATCAAAAGCCCACGTTAGCACGTCGTGTTCAGATGAGCCAAGCCCTGCGTGCTGACGCTTTTGTAAGCGTTCATTATAATTCTTCACCTAAAAATGTGTCCGGAACGTTGACCTTCTTTTATTCAGAAGCGGATGATTTGAAGCTCGCGCGGGCGATTGAAACCCGGCTGGGGCAAGGCATCGGTCTGAAGAGCAACGGGTTGTCCTTTGGCGATTATCACATCCTAAGGGAGAATCGGATTCCATCTACCTTGGTCGAGCTTGGATTCCTTACCAATCCTATAGACGAGTCCATTGTCCGCAAGACCTCCTATCAGAAAAAAGCGGCTAAAGCCATCGCCGAAGGCGTAGCAGATTATTTTAAATAA